The region TTACCAGCTGTCGGCAGCGGGTGCGGCCGGCATGGCGGCGCTGGGCATCGACGTGCCGCAATTGCAGCGCCAGCGCCGCCGCTTCGCCTGTGCCTGCCTGGACTGGAGCGAACGGCGCGCCCACCTGGGCGGCGCGCTGGGGGCGGCCATCCTGCAGCTGGCCTTGCGCCAGCGCTGGGCCGAACGCGAACTCGACAGCCGCGCCCTGCGCCTCGCGCCCGAAGGCGAGCGTCGCCTGCTGGCCGCATTCGGCGGCCGCTGAACGGCGCCATCAGGCGGCACGCAACAGGGACGCTCCGGCCAACGCCAGAATTTTGTATCTCTGAAGCAACCAAAGAGAAAAAAGATGGCCTTTTATCATTGTTTTCATCCATCATATGCTGCGTACGCGCGCCGCCACGCTGCCGCGCCCTTGCGCGAGCCTGGCTGAGCCAGCCGGCTCCGCCAGCATGATTACCTTTCGGATATAGAAAGAGTCCATCTTGAAAACAGTGTCATCCAGTGCCAGCACCTGCCATAACTGCAATACCGACGCGCCAGGCAATTTCTGCAGCGCCTGCGGCCAGACCACCGCCGTGCACATGCCCAGCGCACGTGAATTCCTGCATGAATTTGTCGCGCACTATGTAGCGCTCGAAGGCAAGCTCTGGCGCACCCTGGCCCTGCTGCTGCTGCGTCCCGGTGCACTGAGCAATGAATACATCGCGGGACGCCGCGTGCGCTACGTCGAGCCGCTGCGCGTGTACCTGACCTTCAGCATCCTGTTCTTTGCCATCCTCAAGTTCGGCAGCGGCGACATGCTCCTCACCGTCCACGACGAACAGGTCCGGGTCAGCGCCCACGGCCCCCACCCGGCCAAGGCAAACGGGCCTGCGCAAATGCAGCTCAGCATCCTGGGCCAGACCCCCACCCTGCCGCACCAGTGGCAAGACTTTGTGCAACTTTCCACGGCCGAGAAACAAAAGCTCGTGGCGGACAGCTTTTTCCATTACGCGCCGTACGCCATGTTTTGCCTGATGCCGCTGTTCGCCCTGTTCCTGAAAATCCTCTACCTGGGCAGCGGGCGGCGCTATGGCGAGCATTTCCTGTTCGCCCTGCATACGAATGCCTTCGCCTTCATCACGATGGCGCTGATGACCCTGATTCCCGTCGACCTGATCCGCCTCGCGCTGGGCGTGTGGCTGCTTGCCTATCTGCCGTGGGCCATGTGGCGTGTGTATGGGGGCGGCAAGCTCGCTACCGTCTGCCGCTGGGCGCTCCTGATGGCCGCCTACAGCCTCGCCATGAGCCTGGCGATCGTGGCCTGCATCGCCACCGGCGTCATGCTGCGCCATTAGGAACGCGTCCGGGTAGAAGCGGCGTCAAATATCAGGCTATCATCCTGCACCTATCTATTTTTCGGGATGCAGGATGATCGCCTTCGAAGGTTTGGCCAAATGCTACGGCAGTTTCGAGGCCGTCAAGCCGCTCACCCTGCAAGTCGGCAAGGGAGAGGTCTTCGGCTTCCTGGGACCGAACGGGGCTGGCAAGACCACCACCATCCGCATGCTGATGGGCATCCTCGTGCCCAGCGGCGGCCGCGTGCTGATCGATGGTCTCGATTGCCACCGCGACGGCGCCGCCGTCAAGCGCAAGGTCGGCTACCTGCCCGACCACCCCATCTTTTATGACTATTTGCGGGGCCGCGAAATCCTGCAATTCGTGGCCGAAATGCATGGCTACCCGCGCGCCGAAGCGGCCGCCCGCGCGGCGCGGCTGCTGACGGAGTTCGGCCTGGACGAAGCGGCCGAGGACTTTGCCGTCAATTACTCGCTGGGCATGAAAAAGAAACTGGGGCTGGCGTGCGCGCTGATCCATGATCCGTCCGTGCTGATCCTCGATGAGCCGATCAACGGCCTCGACCCGCGCGCCGCGCGCGACGTGCAGGAACGGCTGCTGCGCGCCGCCGCGGCCGGCACCACCATCTTTGTTTCCACGCATTTGCTGGACATGGCGCAAAGGCTGTGCAGCCGCGTCGCCATCATCCACCGCGGCGCGCTGGCGGCCACGGGCAGCCTCGACGATATCCGCCAGCAGCTGTCCAGCGCTGGCAGCCTGGAAGACATCTTTTTGCAACTCACCGACGAAGCGGACTCCGCGTGACGCCGCTGCCGCCCCCACGCTGGCGCGCCGTCTGGCTGCTGACCCGCTTGCGCCTGCAGCGCCTGCTCAACATCAGCGGCAAGGGTTTGGCGTGGAAGAAGAGCAGCAAGAGCCGCCCCACCACGCCGGGCAAGAAGCGGGCACGCTGGCTGCCGGGCGCGCTGCTGCTCCTGCCCATGCTGTTCGCTTTCGCCAGCATCGCGCACCACAGCATACTGAACATGCATTGCCTGCTGGACCAGGTGGCGGCCTGCCAGGCACGCGGCAGCCTGCACACGGGCAAGCACCTGCTCGATCCCGTCATCGCCCAGCTGATGGGACAACCGTTCAGCGCGGCGCTGGTCGGCGGCCTGACCCTGCAGTTGGCGCTGCTGTGGCTGGTCAGCGTACTGTTGCCGCTGGGTATGGGGGAGCTGTCGAAACCGGACTGCGACCTGGAATGGCTTATCACCC is a window of Janthinobacterium sp. 1_2014MBL_MicDiv DNA encoding:
- a CDS encoding ABC transporter ATP-binding protein, which encodes MIAFEGLAKCYGSFEAVKPLTLQVGKGEVFGFLGPNGAGKTTTIRMLMGILVPSGGRVLIDGLDCHRDGAAVKRKVGYLPDHPIFYDYLRGREILQFVAEMHGYPRAEAAARAARLLTEFGLDEAAEDFAVNYSLGMKKKLGLACALIHDPSVLILDEPINGLDPRAARDVQERLLRAAAAGTTIFVSTHLLDMAQRLCSRVAIIHRGALAATGSLDDIRQQLSSAGSLEDIFLQLTDEADSA
- a CDS encoding DUF3667 domain-containing protein translates to MSSSASTCHNCNTDAPGNFCSACGQTTAVHMPSAREFLHEFVAHYVALEGKLWRTLALLLLRPGALSNEYIAGRRVRYVEPLRVYLTFSILFFAILKFGSGDMLLTVHDEQVRVSAHGPHPAKANGPAQMQLSILGQTPTLPHQWQDFVQLSTAEKQKLVADSFFHYAPYAMFCLMPLFALFLKILYLGSGRRYGEHFLFALHTNAFAFITMALMTLIPVDLIRLALGVWLLAYLPWAMWRVYGGGKLATVCRWALLMAAYSLAMSLAIVACIATGVMLRH